A window of Felis catus isolate Fca126 chromosome A3, F.catus_Fca126_mat1.0, whole genome shotgun sequence genomic DNA:
GAAAGGGCGTGTAAATGTGTAGCCGTGCATCTCCAGGGTTGGGTTTCTTAGGCAAAGCTGGACAAAGGTATAGTTCATAACTCTCCAATTTAATCTTATTCCATGGTTTGAACTATAATGTAACTTGGAAGAGTTTTTAACTAagtaattaatcaattaatttccTAAAGATTTGAATGGTATGGGGCATTGACATAATAACTCAGAAATACTTGTAGGTTCTTTTGGGTTGTATGgattgcctgtgtgtgtgtgtgtgtgtgtgtgtgtgtgtgttgtatggattgcctgtgtgtgtgtgtgtgtgtgtgtgtgttggggggtgtgCTATGTGTGAGTGGTGGGGGATCCTGGTTTTCATTCTAGTAGCCTCATTTAGAAAAATACCTATTACGCCAGTTAAAGGCAGTTTCATCCCACCCTCTTGGTGGTCTAGATTCATGACCTGGCTTAAAAAGGCTTTCCTGTCCATCTCCTTATCAAGTTCAGAGAGATGGGGCTGGTTACTTTCTGAACATCCCTGACACCCTAGTGATCCATTAATGTGGTTGCCCGAGTAAATGATATGTGTACTCATTTATTTCAGCTTAACTAGAAGGaaggatttttggttttgtttttggctctGATGGTTTGGGATTCTCAGTTGAGGACTGTAAATTTAGGGTAATTAAGGCcacaacacttctttttttttttttttttatgctcctATCTGTGATCCGCTTTTGCAATTGCATCTAAATATTTTCAAGGCTACTAGATGACACTGCAGCTATAGAGATAGGGAGATGCGAGCgctcattcttttcctttgaggGGCATGAGACTGGGTCCAACCAAGCACTGGCTGACTTGTTTGTGTTTAAACATTTAAGAGGCAGAGCGGGATGGGGCAGCGGAAGGATGAAGGATTTGGAGTCTGACATCTTGGGCACCTGTTAACTTccccaaacctcagttttctcatctgctaaATGGGGATGTTAACTCCACAAAAGGTTTGTCAAGGATTAAATGATACATAGATGAGGTTAAATagctttctcaaggtcacatagatataaaatgtttaaaataggctggctttcttttctttgggcGAGTTGACATTATGTAGTTAGAGCATGTGATCCTGAAAGGGGTGAAGAAAGGAGATTTTGGTTCTGATGTTATAAGGAATTGGATTCTGAGAACCATATCTATGCACTGCTGTGCACATACCAACACTCAGCTTGCTCTGACTTGGGGTTTCAGGGGACAGGGGGCAGATCTGGgggcactgaatctgtagatttgtTGTCTGCATCACATAAATGTTCCTCTTTGCTCCCCAACGTACCAATCCCCCTCCgtgtaatgaagaaaaataacagattAGAACAATTCTTTCACCAAAGATATAGTACTTGAGAGTCTTATGTTTGAAACTTTGAGTGCTATGCCGTAAGGTGggtttaatcttttaaaagtccACTTTAGACAGATGGATAACATCTTGTGGCCAGTGGCAATGTTAAAAGGACTCTTcgtgttttgaaaaagaaagcccaGATCTTAATGTGGCAGATTTGAAGAAGCTGGCTTATAAGATTATTATCGAATTGGTTGCTTAGCTATtccacagaaggaaaaggaaatagctCAAAATTGTATTCCCAAGACTATTATTTACTCTTGGAAGAAGGAGTgctgataaagaaaatgaaatgggcCAATACCCCTTCTACCCCAACTGGAATTCTGGGCAGTATATGCCATACTCCATTTGGAAAGGCATTAACTCCATGAAGCTCGTGGTAACATAGGTCCTGTTTATTTCCCAGTTCTGGAGAAATCAGGAGTAGTTGTGTGTAGTCAAAAGGAAGTATTTGCAGTTGGAAGTTCatttggaaatggaaaagaacatgGCTTGAACTTCCTATGAAATGCCAGGATTCAACTAAATGTAGAATAATTTTTGAAGcttagaaagattatttttttagtgttctttTCTCTGATTATCCACAGCTTCTGATTTCCCTTAAAGCATCAGTGTCAACAGATCATTTATTCCCTTAAAACCGTAGACTCCAACCTCTCAGGGGCTTACTGAAACAAGAATAAGAAATCCTTTCTCAGTAGCTGGGGCTATATCCTGTTTTGGCCACTGACCTAGGGCTTTAAAAGGTTGGTCAGTCCATAAACATATATTGTTTCCTGTACGCAAGGCACCATGCCAGGCACGTCaactacacacacaaaaaagacttTGGAATGGACTCTGTCCCCCCAGAAGCTAAGACATctacatttgaagaaaaaaacgATGATGCCCAGTAAGTTCTCCAGCTAGTGTCTTACAGGCAGTAAGCAGTGGGTGGGAAAGTTACTTCGTTCATTCATGTATGCCTGTTGCTGCTGCAAGCATTGGCTGTTCTAGTGCGAGGGGAGACTTGTCAGAGGAATCTCTTCTCTTGGGCAAGTTCATATGTGGAGAAGTTAGATATAATCAGGGTTCATAATTAGCTGATGTAGGTGGAGCTAAAGGTGGAAAGGTGAGAGGAAGCCTTCCCGGCTTGGCCAAAGGGTTTATTCATTTTCCTGGTGAAGGGGAAGTGCTGGGCTGCCGCAGGAGAGACATAACATTAAGGGGGTGATTTTGAAGAGCAGTCTGGCCAAGGAGAGCTTGGATCCGGTGGGCGAGGAAAGCTCGAGGATGGGGCGGACcaaggcagggaggccaggtggAGGTGTTTGGAAACGGCCAGGCCTGAGGTCGGAAAGTGGCAGTGAGAAGCGAAAGAAGAGACGGGCATCAGAAACATGGAGACGGAGTAGTCAGGATGCCAAGAGTTAGAATCAGAGTTGGAACCATGCTGCACAAGATCCTCTTATTCCTCAGGCTTTGAAAATGACTCCCATCTTAGACCTCGAGACTGTTAGGAGGTGCAGGGTGTGgttgttttatagtttattttctcacaagtAGCAGGCGAGCTGTTGGAGCGAATCTGAGTTTAAGGGGATTGAGTGTCCACTCTGAGTGCCTCTAGTTCTGGGTTGGATGACCAAGTCACAAGACCAGGGGTCTTCCGGCTTTGTAAAGCAGGGGAGATCTTAGGTAGCAGCCCCGTAACTGCCCCCGGTCCATCGCCACCAAACCAATAAGTGTAATAAGTGCCACAGAGGTGAAATTGAGGAGGTGATGATGTACAAGGTGACCTCCTTTAGATGGGGGGTTGTGGTCAGGGACGGCTTCTTTGGGGAAGTGACTTACGAAGTGAGACCTTTAGGTTGTACAGAAGGTTAGGGGAGTACATTCCAAGTGAAAGAGGGGAAGGGCTTGTTCCTTGGGCCCTGAAACCGGGCCATTGTTGGTGTGGCTCAGTGCatgatgtgggggtggggggtaggtcTCACCCCCTCCGCTGCTGCCATGTGTGCAAGCTGCCATTGTCTCCCTCTACCTGGACCAGCCTGGTGCCCTCCTTGTGATCTCTCCTGGCTTTTAccttatctttccctttcttctatcCACCGCCCGCCTCCATCAGTCTGTTTTCCATACTGAACTACGGTGGTTCTTTACAAAATGAACCCTATCCTCACTCCTATCCTCAGGGCTCCAACAATCCAAAGTCCTCGTGGCTGCCAAGGCCCAGCATTACCCAGCTGCAACACTCACCCCCTTGGGCCTCATCTCTCTCAcctcctctcccagctctgccccctcgCTCCCTGTGCTTTAGGCACACTGGCCTCACTGTGACGTCAGCCACATGTGTCTCAGGGCAAATActtgcccttctctctgcctgggatCATTTTCCCTCAAACATTTGCTCCATCATTTCAcccaggtctttgctcaaatgttctCCTTTGTCGGTGAGGTGCCTTCTCTTAAAGGATAGTATTCTTTAGCCTAGTTTAGTTTTCTGCCCAGCACTTATCATGACATGGTATTGTGCTCTATACTGGCCTTTTGCCAGTCTTTCCCACCAGAATGAAATCTGACATTTGACATCCACCATAGGATGTCAAAGTCTTTGCTGCGGCCACTGATACGTCCCTAGCACCTGGACTgatacctggcacataatagatgcttaCTAGACACTTGTGACTGAATGAGTGGACCACCATTTTTGCAGGAGAAATAGACCGGGTTAAGAGGATTGGGGGTCTTGGGAGACTTGGATTTTGCACTTTATCCTAAGGGCAGTGAGGTGCTTTTAAGCATGTTATGTATGGGAGTGACAAGACGAGCGAAATGTCAGAGGTAAGGTCCAAAAGACCCATTTAGCTCAGAAGTGAAAggtgagggagaagaagaagcTGGCATGACCACAGGTTCTTAGAAAGGGCAGCAGGATGGGTGGAGGTGGCATTTCCTAAGAGGTGCAATTTGGGGAGGAGAGCTTGGCTATGACACAAGAGCTTGGTGTTGCTTGTGTTTCATGTGGAATGCCTGGGAGACATGCAGTGGGTACAGGAAGTAGGGCTTGGGGGTGCAGGATGGAAATGCCACTAGAGGGCAATTGTGCTGGTCCCCTGAGGGAATGGGGCCATTCCTCCCGTGTCAAGGGCTGAACACCAGGCAGTGCATATTTGTGCTGATGGAAGGCCTGTTGCCTCAGAGCTTTTAAGCATTTCACCGGTCACAGCAGCCATTTTCTTCCTTGACGGCAGTACACGGGGTCCTTGCTTTTTACCAGTTTCTTGTTAATTAACTGACTGCTCCCTAAATACTGACGggatggccttgggcaagtgaaGCTTAGTGAGGGCCAGTCGCCCCCTCTGTAAAAGAACCATAATAATCATTATCGCCCCAAGTGTTTGGTGACAATTTGATGACAGGATGCAAGTAAGCATTGGGCAGGGGGCATAACCCATGCccgttattgttatttttatgcaAGGCTACAGGTCATcagcttcctctcctcttctcaccTCCTCCCCTAACATCACAGAGAATCCGCCAAttccagcctccctcccagcaGGTCTGAGCCTGATGATGCCTCAGATGTGCACCTCCCTTGAAtggttgtgtctctctcttcagGATATCAACCAGAAGCTCCAGGAGGACAACCAGGAGCTGAGAGACCTCTGCTGTTTCCTGGACGATGACCGGCAGAAAGGCAAAAGGGTGTCCCGGGAGTGGCAGAGACTGGGCCGCTACACGGCTGGGGTGATGCACAAGGAAGTGGCCTTATACCTGCAGAAGCTGAAGGAGCTGGAGGTGAAGCAGGAGGAGGTGGTGAAGGAGAACATGGAGCTCAAAGAGCTCTGCGTGCTGCTGGACGAGGAAAAGGGCGCGGGCTGCGCGGGCAGCCGCTGCTCCATCGACAGCCAGGCCAGCCTGTGCCAGCTCACCGCCTCCACGGCGCCCTACGTGCGGGATGTGGGCGACGGCAGCAGCACCTCCAGCACCGGCAGCACCGACAGCCCCGACCACCACAAGCAGCACGCGAGCAGCGGCAGCCCGGAGCACCTGCAGAAGCCCCGGGGCGAGGGCAGCCCAGAGCACTCCAAGCACAGGAGCACCAGCCCCGAGCATCTCCAGAAACCCAGAGCCTCCGGCACCGCGGATCACCCAAAAGCACTCAAAGGACCCAGCCCCGAGCACCACAAACCCTTGTGCAAGGGCAGCCCCGAACAGCAAAGGCACCCACACCCCGGGAGCAGCCCCGAGACGCTGCCCAAGCATGTGCTGAGCGGGAGCCCGGAACACTTTCAGAAGCACAGGCCTGGGGGCAGCCCTGAACATGCCAGGCACAGCGGAGGGAGCCCCGAGCATCTTCAGAAACACGCCCTCGGTGGGAGCCTGGAGCATCTACCCAGACCCAGGGGCACCAGCCCCGAGCACCTCAAACAGCATTATGGGGGGAGCCCTGATCACAAACATGTGGGCGGAGGCAGCGGCGGAGGCAGCAGGGAGGGCACCCTCCGAAGGCAGGCGCAGGAGGACGTGTCACCCCATCACCGGAGTGTCTACAGTGGCATGAACGGTGG
This region includes:
- the CCDC85A gene encoding coiled-coil domain-containing protein 85A isoform X6: MSKAAGGTAATAAAESCPPASAGPSAAAAVEDLSKVSDEELLQWSKEELIRSLRRAEAEKVSAMLDHSNLIREVNRRLQLHLGEIRGLKDINQKLQEDNQELRDLCCFLDDDRQKGKRVSREWQRLGRYTAGVMHKEVALYLQKLKELEVKQEEVVKENMELKELCVLLDEEKGAGCAGSRCSIDSQASLCQLTASTAPYVRDVGDGSSTSSTGSTDSPDHHKQHASSGSPEHLQKPRGEGSPEHSKHRSTSPEHLQKPRASGTADHPKALKGPSPEHHKPLCKGSPEQQRHPHPGSSPETLPKHVLSGSPEHFQKHRPGGSPEHARHSGGSPEHLQKHALGGSLEHLPRPRGTSPEHLKQHYGGSPDHKHVGGGSGGGSREGTLRRQAQEDVSPHHRSVYSGMNESTLSYVRQLEARVRQLEEENRMLPQVVWRKLGDAAGSCPGIRQHLSGNQYKGPM
- the CCDC85A gene encoding coiled-coil domain-containing protein 85A isoform X1, encoding MSKAAGGTAATAAAESCPPASAGPSAAAAVEDLSKVSDEELLQWSKEELIRSLRRAEAEKVSAMLDHSNLIREVNRRLQLHLGEIRGLKDINQKLQEDNQELRDLCCFLDDDRQKGKRVSREWQRLGRYTAGVMHKEVALYLQKLKELEVKQEEVVKENMELKELCVLLDEEKGAGCAGSRCSIDSQASLCQLTASTAPYVRDVGDGSSTSSTGSTDSPDHHKQHASSGSPEHLQKPRGEGSPEHSKHRSTSPEHLQKPRASGTADHPKALKGPSPEHHKPLCKGSPEQQRHPHPGSSPETLPKHVLSGSPEHFQKHRPGGSPEHARHSGGSPEHLQKHALGGSLEHLPRPRGTSPEHLKQHYGGSPDHKHVGGGSGGGSREGTLRRQAQEDVSPHHRSVYSGMNESTLSYVRQLEARVRQLEEENRMLPQATQNRRQPPTRNSSNMEKGWGPRARRVLQWWQGCRGIGRCLPTLPGSFRLSSGADGSNSPPTSPASFSGHTTPSQQPEPVVHSLKVLDVQETIDRQQGKEYENDLSETEKAIVREMCNVVWRKLGDAAGSCPGIRQHLSGNQYKGPM
- the CCDC85A gene encoding coiled-coil domain-containing protein 85A isoform X2, which encodes MSKAAGGTAATAAAESCPPASAGPSAAAAVEDLSKVSDEELLQWSKEELIRSLRRAEAEKVSAMLDHSNLIREVNRRLQLHLGEIRGLKDINQKLQEDNQELRDLCCFLDDDRQKGKRVSREWQRLGRYTAGVMHKEVALYLQKLKELEVKQEEVVKENMELKELCVLLDEEKGAGCAGSRCSIDSQASLCQLTASTAPYVRDVGDGSSTSSTGSTDSPDHHKQHASSGSPEHLQKPRGEGSPEHSKHRSTSPEHLQKPRASGTADHPKALKGPSPEHHKPLCKGSPEQQRHPHPGSSPETLPKHVLSGSPEHFQKHRPGGSPEHARHSGGSPEHLQKHALGGSLEHLPRPRGTSPEHLKQHYGGSPDHKHVGGGSGGGSREGTLRRQAQEDVSPHHRSVYSGMNESTLSYVRQLEARVRQLEEENRMLPQATQNRRQPPTRNSSNMEKGWGPRARRVLQWWQGCRGIGRCLPTLPGSFRLSSGADGSNSPPTSPASFSGHTTPSQQPEPVVHSLKVVWRKLGDAAGSCPGIRQHLSGNQYKGPM
- the CCDC85A gene encoding coiled-coil domain-containing protein 85A isoform X5; the encoded protein is MSKAAGGTAATAAAESCPPASAGPSAAAAVEDLSKVSDEELLQWSKEELIRSLRRAEAEKVSAMLDHSNLIREVNRRLQLHLGEIRGLKDINQKLQEDNQELRDLCCFLDDDRQKGKRVSREWQRLGRYTAGVMHKEVALYLQKLKELEVKQEEVVKENMELKELCVLLDEEKGAGCAGSRCSIDSQASLCQLTASTAPYVRDVGDGSSTSSTGSTDSPDHHKQHASSGSPEHLQKPRGEGSPEHSKHRSTSPEHLQKPRASGTADHPKALKGPSPEHHKPLCKGSPEQQRHPHPGSSPETLPKHVLSGSPEHFQKHRPGGSPEHARHSGGSPEHLQKHALGGSLEHLPRPRGTSPEHLKQHYGGSPDHKHVGGGSGGGSREGTLRRQAQEDVSPHHRSVYSGMNESTLSYVRQLEARVRQLEEENRMLPQVLDVQETIDRQQGKEYENDLSETEKAIVREMCNVVWRKLGDAAGSCPGIRQHLSGNQYKGPM
- the CCDC85A gene encoding coiled-coil domain-containing protein 85A isoform X7, which produces MSKAAGGTAATAAAESCPPASAGPSAAAAVEDLSKVSDEELLQWSKEELIRSLRRAEAEKVSAMLDHSNLIREVNRRLQLHLGEIRGLKDINQKLQEDNQELRDLCCFLDDDRQKGKRVSREWQRLGRYTAGVMHKEVALYLQKLKELEVKQEEVVKENMELKELCVLLDEEKGAGCAGSRCSIDSQASLCQLTASTAPYVRDVGDGSSTSSTGSTDSPDHHKQHASSGSPEHLQKPRGEGSPEHSKHRSTSPEHLQKPRASGTADHPKALKGPSPEHHKPLCKGSPEQQRHPHPGSSPETLPKHVLSGSPEHFQKHRPGGSPEHARHSGGSPEHLQKHALGGSLEHLPRPRGTSPEHLKQHYGGSPDHKHVGGGSGGGSREGTLRRQAQEDVSPHHRSVYSGMNGCMEETWRCCRFLSWN
- the CCDC85A gene encoding coiled-coil domain-containing protein 85A isoform X4: MSKAAGGTAATAAAESCPPASAGPSAAAAVEDLSKVSDEELLQWSKEELIRSLRRAEAEKVSAMLDHSNLIREVNRRLQLHLGEIRGLKDINQKLQEDNQELRDLCCFLDDDRQKGKRVSREWQRLGRYTAGVMHKEVALYLQKLKELEVKQEEVVKENMELKELCVLLDEEKGAGCAGSRCSIDSQASLCQLTASTAPYVRDVGDGSSTSSTGSTDSPDHHKQHASSGSPEHLQKPRGEGSPEHSKHRSTSPEHLQKPRASGTADHPKALKGPSPEHHKPLCKGSPEQQRHPHPGSSPETLPKHVLSGSPEHFQKHRPGGSPEHARHSGGSPEHLQKHALGGSLEHLPRPRGTSPEHLKQHYGGSPDHKHVGGGSGGGSREGTLRRQAQEDVSPHHRSVYSGMNESTLSYVRQLEARVRQLEEENRMLPQGSFRLSSGADGSNSPPTSPASFSGHTTPSQQPEPVVHSLKVVWRKLGDAAGSCPGIRQHLSGNQYKGPM
- the CCDC85A gene encoding coiled-coil domain-containing protein 85A isoform X3 — its product is MSKAAGGTAATAAAESCPPASAGPSAAAAVEDLSKVSDEELLQWSKEELIRSLRRAEAEKVSAMLDHSNLIREVNRRLQLHLGEIRGLKDINQKLQEDNQELRDLCCFLDDDRQKGKRVSREWQRLGRYTAGVMHKEVALYLQKLKELEVKQEEVVKENMELKELCVLLDEEKGAGCAGSRCSIDSQASLCQLTASTAPYVRDVGDGSSTSSTGSTDSPDHHKQHASSGSPEHLQKPRGEGSPEHSKHRSTSPEHLQKPRASGTADHPKALKGPSPEHHKPLCKGSPEQQRHPHPGSSPETLPKHVLSGSPEHFQKHRPGGSPEHARHSGGSPEHLQKHALGGSLEHLPRPRGTSPEHLKQHYGGSPDHKHVGGGSGGGSREGTLRRQAQEDVSPHHRSVYSGMNESTLSYVRQLEARVRQLEEENRMLPQGSFRLSSGADGSNSPPTSPASFSGHTTPSQQPEPVVHSLKVLDVQETIDRQQGKEYENDLSETEKAIVREMCNVVWRKLGDAAGSCPGIRQHLSGNQYKGPM